The Rubrobacter aplysinae DNA segment AGATCCTGCGAAACGCCCGGGCTCTGGAGGAGGCCGGGGCTTTCATGGTCGTCGCCGAGGCCGTCCCGGCGCCGGTCGGGGAGATGTTGAGCCGGTCTCTGGAGGTCCCGGTCGTGGGGATCGGAGCCGGGTCAGGTTGCGACGGACAGGTGCTCGTCTCCACGGACATGCTCGGCATCCAGGAGGAGATGACGCCGCGCTACCTGAAGCGCTACGCCGCCCTCGCCGGGGAGATGGATCGGGCCGTCAGGGATTATCTCTCCGAGGTCAAAGGAGGGGAATTTCCGGGGGAAGAGCACGCGTACGGCATGGAGAACGGCGAGCGGGAGAAGCTCTGGGGACCGGAAGAGGATTGAGCCCGGCGAGAGGCTACCCCCGGGCGGTGCTTTTCGACCTCGACGACACCCTCTTCGACCACGGGCACTCCTCCCGGACTGCCCTGTGGAGCGTCAGGGGGGAGCACCCCGAGCTGTCGCGAGTACCGTGGCCCGAGCTGCGCGAGACCTACGCCCGGCTGCTGGAGGAGGTCCACGTGCGGTTGCTGAGCGGCGAGCTCACGCTCGAACAGTCACGCCACGAGCGTTTCAGGCGGCTGTTCTCTGAGCTCTCGGAGCCTGGTCAGTCGCCGGATGCCGCCGTGCGGGAGGCTGCGGAGGTATATGGGCGGGCGTACCGAGAGTCCTGGCAACAGGTTTCCGGGGCCGGGCGGCTTCTGGAGCGGGTTGGGCGCCGCGCCAGGGTCGCGGTCGTGACCAACAACCTGCTCGACGAGCAGCGGGCCAAGCTGGGGGCCCTGGATCTCACGCAGTACGTGGACGAGCTGGTCGCGTCTGAGGAGGTCGGCGTAGCCAAGCCGGACCCCTACATATTCCGCGTGGCGCTGGAGCGCGTGGGGTGCTCCGCCGGAGAGGCGCTCGTGGTCGGGGACTCCTGGGAGAGCGACGTGGTCGGCGCCCGGGCCGCAGGAATCCGGGCCGTGTGGCTGAACCGGTACGGGCTGGCGGCGCCCGACCCAGGGGCCGCAGAAGAGATAAAAGACCTGGGCTCGCTTGAAGGCATGCTCGTCCCGGCGCACGACGGAGGAGAGGCTCAGGAGTAGCCCCGGGCGGGAACTCCGGGGATCTTCGGTCTCGTCCCTTTGCACCATATACCGGTGGGAGACGAGTGTGTATCAATTTGCAGGATGCTTTGTAGGGCAAACGTCTTGCGGCGGGCCCTGGGCGCTTCTGCGGCGGTCCGAGGATGGGCGACCGCTGGGAGGCTACTCCACATCCCCTATACTCCCCGCGATGGGTGAGACGAGGCTCATAGTCGCCGAGAAGCCGTCCGTCGGGCGGGACATAGCGAGTGCCCTGGGCCGGCACCGCAAGGGCGAGGGCCGTCTCGACGGCGAGGGCTGGACCGTGACGTGGGCGCTCGGGCACCTCGTGGAGCTGGCTCCGCCCGACGCTTACGGGGAGGAGTACAAACGCTGGAGCCTCGACCGGCTGCCGATCCTGCCAGAGAGCTTCAAGGTCCGCGTCACCCCGAAGACCCGCAAGCAGTTCGAGCTCGTGAAATCTCTTATGCGGGATCCCGGGACGAGTGAGGTCGTGAACGCCTGCGACGCCGGGAGGGAGGGGGAGCTCATCTTCGCCTACCTCTACGGTCTCTCCGGCTGCAAGAAGCCCGTGAAGCGGCTCTGGATCTCCTCTCTAACCCACGAGGCGATCCGTGAGGGCTTCGCCTCCCTGCGTGACGGGCGTCAGATGAGACCCCTGGAAGACGCGGCCCGCAGCCGCTCCGAGGCGGACTGGGTGGTCGGCATGAACGCGACCCGGGCGTACTCCGCCAAGTTCGGCTGTCCCGGAAACGTCCTCTCCGTCGGCCGCGTCCAGACCCCGACGCTGAAGGTGCTCGTGGACCGCGAGCGCGAGATACAGAGCTTCGTGCCCGAGAAGTTCTGGACCGTCCACGCCCGGTTCTCGAAGGAAGGTGAGACCTACGACGGGCTGTGGTTCAAGGACGAGAAGGATGAGAAGGGGCAGAACCAGAGCCGGCTCTCCACCAGAGAGGCGGCAGACGAGATCGCCGCGAAGGTGCGCGGCGGTGCGGGCGCGGTGCGCAAGGTGCAGAGAAAGACCGCAGCCGAGAAGCCGCCGCTACTGCACGACCTCACCGAGCTGCAGCGAAACGCCAACGCCTGGTACGGGTTCTCCGCGGATCGTACCCTGAAGGCGGCGCAGTCGCTGTACGAAGGGCGCAAGCTCATCACCTATCCCCGCACCTCCAGCCGCTACCTCTCCGGCGACATGGTCGAGGGGCTCAAGAAGCGCGTCGAGGCCGCCGGCGGGCTGCCGGAGCTCTCTCCGTTCGCCGAAGAGCTCCTGACGCTGGAGAAGCTGCCGGTAACGAGGTCCACGAAGCGCGTCGTGGACGACTCCAGGGTTACCGACCACCACGCCATCGTGCCGACGAACAGGAAGCCATCCGGCGGGCTTCCCCCGGACGAGGCGAAGGTCTACGATCTCGTCGCCCGGCGCTTTCTCTCCGTCTTCTTCCCACAGGCCCGGTTCGAGAACACCACCGTGATCACCGCGGTCGAGGGTGAGACGTTCGTGTCCAAGGGGCGCGTCGTGCTGGAGAGGGGATGGCGCAGGCTGTACCCGGAGGGGACCGGCGGCAAGAAGGATAAGGAGCCGCCTGTGCTGCCGGAGATAGGGGAAGGAGAGAGCTGGCCGGTGGTGAAGACCGGGGTCAAGGAGGGCGAGACCAAGCCGCCGCCCCGGTACTCGGAGTCGGCGCTGCTCGGGGCGATGGAGACCGCCGGCAAGCTCGTGGAGGATGAGGAGCTCCGCCAGCAGATGAAGGACTCCGGGCTCGGCACCCCGGCCACCCGGGCGGCGACGATAGAGCGGCTCTTAAAGGTCGGCTACGCGGAGCGTGAGAAGAAGACCCTGGTGCCGACCGAGAAGGGGCGGGCCCTGATCTCCCTCCTCGCGGACGACTCGCTCGCCTCGCCAGAGCTGACCGCCCGCTGGGAGGAGCGCCTCGCGAAGATGGAGCGCGGCCAGGAGGATCGCGCAGCGTTCATGCGGGGGATCGAGGAGTTCGCGGCCTCGGTCGTGGACTCGGTACGCGGCATGAAGGGTGAGAAGGTCGCCGCGCCTGCCGGAGTCTCCCGAAACAACGGAGGCAGCAAGAAACCGTCCGCTCCCGTGGGAGAGTGCCCGAAGTGCGGCGCGCCGGTGGTGGAGACGAAGAAATCCTACGGCTGCTCGGCGTGGAAGGATAAGGGCTGCAAGTTCGCCATCTGGAAGACCGTGGCCGGAAAGCGGATCAGCGAGTCTCAGGCCCGTCAGCTCCTCAAGCAGGGCAAGACCGCCGAGCTAAAGGGCTTCAAGAGCAAGGCCGGAAAGCCATTCTCCGCCGCGCTAAAGCTGGACGAGGAGTATCGGGTGAAGCTGGAATTCGGCGAGAAGAAGTAAGGTCCGAGGCTCGGTTGGCGACCTTTCTGGTCCGTAAAAGAGAACGTCAGTGGCGGGGGCTGGACATGGATTCCGGCCTCTAGTAGCTGCCGGAGCCGGACGGGCCCGGTCTACGCCGAAGCAGCGCTGTACATGTACCGGCGACTTTTCCGAGTTACCCCTCTCCACGAACTCAGGGGGCGCAGTCATTTGTCGCCCGCCTCGGATGGCTCTATATACTCCATGTCGTAGAAGCCGCCGCGGACGAGGGTTGGGGCCCGCCCATGTGAGCTAGCCCGGTATGTTCCTCGCCCCCCGTTTGCGGCTACCTGGAGGCTCGTTGATCGGGCTCACCTGGTAAGACTCCCCGCGCATTGAACCCGGCCGCCGGTCATGGAGAAGCCTGGTGGTAGGTTCGGGGAACCGAGGGTACACTCTCCTGCGGATATGATGCGGACATGAATGCGGTACATCCATTATGAAGGTGATAGTCGTCGGGGCCGGTCTCGCCGGTCTCACCTGCGCCAAGGTTATCTCCGAGAACGGAGCCGACGTCGAGGTCTTCGAGGCTTCCGACGGCGTCGGTGGCCGCGTGCGCACCGACGAGCGCGACGGCTTCCTGCTGGACCGGGGATTTCAGGTGTACTTTACCGCCTACCCGGCGTCGAGCCGGCATCTGGATCACGGCGCGCTGGACCTCCGGGCCTTCGACCCGGGTGCGGTAGTGTGCCGGGGAGGGGGACGGGACGTGCTCGCCGACCCTCTGCGGGACCCGAAAGCTCTGCTGCCCTCCCTGTTCTCGGACGTGGCCGGTCTTAAGGACAAGCTCCTGACCCTGCGGCTGGCCGCCAGTGCGGCGCCGGGCGGCGTCGAGGCCGCCGGTGAGTGGGGCGGAGGCTCCGGCCCGGAGCCGGACGAGTCGAGCGAGGCGTATCTGAGGCGGGCCGGTTTCTCGGAGCGGTTCATAGACGGCTTCTTCAGGCCGTTCTACGGCGGTATACTCCTGGACCGGAGCCTCTCTACCTCGGCCAAGGTGCTGCGGTTTACCTTCAGGATGCTCGCCACCGGCAAGACCGCCGTCCCCGCCCGCGGGATGGGTGCCATACCCCGGCAGCTCCTCTCCCGGCTGCCGGAGGGCGCGGTCCGGCTGAACGAGCCGGTCAGGGAGTTGCTGCGGGACGGTGACGGCGTTACCGGGATACGCACGGCGCAGGGCGAGCACGAGGCGGACGCCGTCGTGGTCGCCGCCGAGGGGCCGGAGGCGGCGAGGCTCTCCGGCGCTGACGCGCCCCGGCGAGGACTGGCGCAGACCTGCGTGTACTACTCCTGCGCGCCGGGGAGCCTCGGCGGAAAGAAGATAATGCTCAACGCGGAAGACGAGGGATTCTTGAACAACGTCGTGGAGGTAAGCCAGGTCGCGCCCGGCTACGCGCCAGAGGGACGCGGGCTGGTAAGCGCGGTCGCGCTGGGCGAGGATAGTATGAAGCTCACCGACGAGGAGACGTACCGGCGCGGCATGCAAGATATAACCCGGTGGGCGCCGGAGGCCGACCTCTCGCCGCTCGCCGTGTACCGGATACCGTTCGCCCAGTTCGACCAGCCGCCGGGGATACACGCGACGCTAGCCGGAAACGAGCCCCGGACGCCGGGCCTGTATCTGGCCGGGGAGTATACCCAGGACTCCTCCATAAACGGCTCCATGCTCTCCGGTGAGCGGGCCGCCGGCGCGGTGCTCGCCGCGACGAGGGAGGCCGCGTGAGCGAGAACGGCAACAGCGGTATCAACGGTATCAACGGTATCAATGGCAACAACGGCATCAACGGCAGTGGGAGATCCGGTAATAACAGCGAACCACCCGCCCTCATGGTGGATAGCCTGACCAAGACCTACAAGGGCGGTCTGGTAGCGCTGGATAACATGTCGCTCGACATACCGCGCGGCAGGTTCTTCGGGCTGCTCGGACCGAACGGGGCGGGCAAGACCACGCTCATAAACAGCATCGTAAGCCTGGCGCGGCCCGACTCCGGGACGGTGGAAGTGTTCGGCAAGGACGCCTACCGGCAGTTCAAGGAGGCGCGGCGCATGATCGGGGTCTCCCCGCAGGAGGTGAACCTCGACAAGTTCCTGACGGTCGAGGAGACCATGATCTACCACGCCGGGTACTACGGCGTCCCGAAGAAGAAGGCCCAGGAGCGGTCAAAGGAGCTTCTCGACCGCTTTGAGCTTACCGGAAAGCGTCACACCCGCACCAACACCCTCTCTGGCGGCATGAAGCGCCGCGTAATGTTTGCCCGCGCCCTGATGCACAACCCGGATCTGTTGTTCCTGGACGAGCCGACCGCCGGGGTGGACGTGGAGCTCAGGTACAAGCTCTGGGACTTCGTGCGCGAGCTAAACCACGATGGCATGACGATCCTGCTCACGACGCACTACCTGGAAGAGGCCGAGGAGCTGTGCGATGAGATCGCGCTCATCTCCGGCGGGGAGATAGCCGCCCAGGACACGGCGGCCGGCCTGAAGCAGAGCTACAGCGCCCACAACGTCGAGGAGGTCTACCTGAAGGTGATGGGCCATGTTGCGTAACCTGTCTTCGCTATCCTTGCAGGGCACGCTGGCGGACAAGCCGTTCCTGACGCTGCTCTCGCGCGAGATAAGGCGTTTCATGCGCGTCTGGACACAGACCATAGTGCCGCCGCTTCTGACCTCGCTGTTGTACATCGTAGTCTTCGGCGTGGCGCTGGGCTCGCGCATCGACGAGCTGCAGGGTGTGCCGTACCTGACCTACATCCTGCCCGGCATCGCGTTTATGAGCCTCATAACCGGCGCGAACTCCAACTCCTCTAGCTCCGTGTTCGACGCCAAGCGCGAACGGTACATAGACGAGGTGCTCGTGAGCCCGATGAGCGACCTGCAGATAGCGCTCGCCTACGTGCTAGGTGGCACGCTGCGCGGCGTGATAGTGGGTACCGGAATATTTATCGTCACGATACCCTTCGTGGACATCACCATACAGCACCCGTTGCTGTTGTTCGTTATAGGCATCCTATCGGCGTTTATCTTCTCCTCGGTGGGGACGATGGTAGGGGTGCTCGCGACCAGGGTGGATCACATCTCGTTTCTGACCAACGTGGTCGTGCAGCCGCTGACCTTCCTCGGCGGGGTCTTCTACTCGGTGAACATGCTGCCGGACGCCCTGCGTATAGTCACGCTGTTCAACCCGATCTTCTACATAGTGGACGCCGCCCGCTACGCCGCGCTCGAAGCCTCCGACCTCAACCCCTACCCGACGCTCGTGATGGTCGTGGTGTTCTGCGTCCTGAGCATCACCGGGGCGTGGTGGTCCATCCATCGCGGTCCGACCCTCCGCTACTAGGGCCACCGGAAGGCTGAAGACGTCGGGCCCGTGAAGCGACCGTCTGGATCCCTCGGGGCCTTACCCTTCGTCCTTGCCGTCTTCGCGGCGAGCCGCCTGCTCTTCATGGGAGCGGGGGCGCTCGCCGCCGCTTTTATCGCAGATGCGGAGCCCGCCGGGGACCCGCTCGGGCCCGGGGGCGTCTTCGGGTACTGGGCGCGCTGGGACGGGGCCTGGTACTCCGAGATCGCCACCGGCGGCTACGACGCCCGCTACCCGGCCTCGACGGCGTTTTTCCCGCTGTACCCGCTGCTGATCCGGCTCGGCACGCTCGTCGGCGGCGGGCCGGCCTTATGGGGCGTGGCGATCTCGCTCGCCGCCACCTTCTTTGCGCTGTACTTCGTCTACCGTATCGCCGAGCGCCTGTACGACACGCGGGCGGCCCGGGCGGCCGCCCTGGTAACGGCCTTCTTCCCGACGGCTTTTTTCCTGAACGCGGTGTATACCGAGGCGCTTTTTCTGGCGCTCTCCGCCGGCTGCATCTGGGCCGCGATGGTGCGACGGGAGCTGCTGCTCGCCGGGGCTCTCGGTGCCCTGGCGGCCGCCACGCGCAGCCTCGGCGTGCTCCTGGTGATCCCCCTGGCCGTGGAGTGGCTGCGTTACCGGCGCGAGATCGGCGCGCCGGGGCTCTTATCCGCCGCCCTGGCCCCGGCGGGGACGGCGGCGTACCTGGCCTTTTTGTGGGTCCGGTTCGGGGAGCCCCTGGTCTCCTTGGGCCAGCAGGAGGACTACTGGGGCCGGGAGCCCGCGAGCCCGGTGGCCACGCTCTCCGCGGCCTGGTCCGCGGCGGGCGACGGGGCCTCTTACCTGGCGCGGCCCCTGGAGCTCCTGGCTAGCTCTACCGCGGGTCCCACGCTGTCCGCCTCGAACACCTTGAACCTGATATTTCTCGGGCTGTTTCTGGTGGCGATGGGGGCGGGGGTAATGCTCCTGCCGCCGGGGCTCTCCCTGTACGCGCTCGCCCTGGTGCTCGCGGGGATGCTCGCCCCGAACCCGGACCTCCCACTGATGAGCCTGCCCCGGTTCCTGCTGGGGGCGTTCCCGATGTTCCTGGTGATCGGGCTCGCGCTATCCCGCCTCCCTCTGGGCCGGCTCGCACTGGGGGCCTGGGTGCTCGTTAGCGGGGCCGCGGGCGTCTGGATGGCCGCGCTCTTCGTTACCTGGCACTGGGTGGCCTGAGCCAGAGGGGCGTCCGGAGAGGGCCAGGGGCTCCTGCCGATCTCCGCCACAATGTTACACAAATGTCTGTAAAAAGTAGCCATATTGTAACTTCAGTCTTTTATAATGCGCCAAGCTAAGAGTTGCTAAAGGTTGCGGGATTTTCCGGGAGGTATGGCGAATGTTTGGTGGGGAAGCTCGGAGTCGGCGGGGTTTGAGAGTGGGGTCGGGTCGTGCATCTGATCGTCTCTCTTTCGTGGCAGCTTTGTTCGCGATGGCCGTCGTGTGTGCGGGGCTGGTGGTCTTCTCGGCCGGGGTTGCTGAGGCGCAAGAGGGGAGTGTGGAGGCTACGGGCGAGCTGATCAAGCCCCAGGCCACCTCGTACATGTACGGGACGCACGCCATCGAGGACGAGGCCACGGGCACCATGTACGCCCTGCAGAGCGAGGCGGTGGACCTCGACCGGTACGTCGGAGAGCGCGTGACCGTAAACGGTACGGTGGTCCCCGGCTACGAGGCGGGCGCGATCGAGGGTGGGCCGGCGCTGATACAGGTGTCCGATCTGGAGGCTGCGGATCAAGGCTCCAGCGGAGACCAGTACGCCGACGAAGACCAGGGAGCTAGCGGAGATCAGTACTCAGATGACCAGGCGGGACAGCCGGGCTCCGGGGGAGGCTCCGGGCTCCCCGAGAGGCTTCCGGACACCGGCGGCCTGGGCATAGGGGCCGCGCTGCTCGCCGCGGCGGGTCTCCTGACCGGCGCCTTTCTCCTGAGACGCCGTTAGGTCCGTTAGAGGGTAACGCCGAGAACGTAGCCGAATAGTAGGATAGGGTCGTCCCGGGCGGCTCACGGAAGGTTCCGGCCTTTCGTGAGCCGTCCTTCTGGTGCCCGGTATCGAACCGGTCGTCTAGCCGTCTCCGGCGTTGCGGTGCGGAGAGGTTTTGTATCAGTGTGCCCGTGTGTGTCGGTGGCGCGCGGGGTTCCGCTGGTCCAGAATGGCCGGATGTTCACCATCTCCCAACCTTCGGAGTCTGGAGTGGAGCGTGTGCTGGCCCACCAGCGAGAGCTTCCGCTCTCCTACCCGGAGGTCGGGGCGACGCTCGGTGAGCCGCCTGCCGGATACACCGTGGACCGGACCAGGATCAGGCTCGGAGAAGGCCCCGGGACGTTCGGGCTCGCGGCCAGCGCCCTGTCCGAATGGCGGCACTTCGAGACCAGCTGGACCCGGCTCCTGCCGGCGGGTGCTCCGGTGCGCGAGGGGGCGGAGGTGTGTGTCGTGGCTCGGCACCTCGGGTTCTACTCGATGAACCCCGCCCGGATAGTCCGGGTGCTGGACGAGCGGGGCCGGTACCCCGGTTACCGCCGGTACGGCTACGTGTACGGGACCCTGCCGGCGCACTCCGAGCTCGGCGAGGAGAGGTTCTCCGTGGAGCTGCTGCCGGACGGCTCGGTCTGGTACGACCTCTGCTCCTTCGCCCGGGGCGGCAGCGCGCTCGTCCGGCTCGGCTATCCCGTGCGGCGCGTCCTGCAGAGACGGTTCGCCCGCGACTCGGGGCGGGCCATGATCCGCGCCGTCTCCGGAAGGTAGCCCGGACGAAAACGCCGCCGCAATCCATTAAGCAATCCATTAAGATGTATAGATAAGTCATCCACGGGATCAACAAGAACCAACAAGAACCAACAAGAACCAACAAGAACCAGCGAGAACCAACGAGAGCCAGTAAGAGCTGGGGGAGCGCCATGATCGACTATCATCTGCACGTCGTCGCCCACGCCGACCGTCCCATGACGGCCGGGAACATACTCGAATACTGCAAGGTCGCCCGGAGCCGGGGCATCCAGGAGATGGGCATTACCGAGCACGACCGCTACCTGGAGGACGTAGACCTCGACGCGTTTAGGGAGGCGGGGGAGTCGTCGGAGGATGTGAAGCTCAGGCTTGGGATAGAGGTGGATTTCGTGCCGGGCAATGAGGCGGAGATGGACCGCGTTGCGGAGGCGCTGCCCTACGATTACGTGATCGGCAGCGTCCACCGGGTCGGCGGTGAGGAGGTGGACAACCCCCGCGATAAGGACGTGTACGAGAAGTGGGACACCTACGAGCTTTATGAAGCGTACTACGAGAACGTGCGGGCGGCGGCGCTCTCGGGACGGTTCGAGGTGATCGGCCACCCGGATCTCATAAAGATATTCCGCACCTACCCGGACCGCGACATCACCCCGATGCTCGAAGAGACCGCCGACGCGGTTGCGGAGGCCGGGGTCGCGGTGGACGTAAACTCGGCGGGCTTGCGCAAGCCGGTCGGTGAGATCTACCCGGCCCGGAACCTGTTAGAGATGTTCCACCGGCGGGGCGTCCCCATCATCCTCTCATCCGACGCCCACGCCGCCGCGGAGGTCGGTGCGGGTTACGATAAGAGCGTGAAGCTGGTAAAGGAAGTGGGCTACACCGAGGTCGCGACCTTCGAGAACCGTGAGAGGAGGGCGCTCGCGCTGTGAGGGGGGAGAAGGAGGAGGCCGGGACCAGAGAGCTGTTCCTCGAAGACGCCTATCTCCGGGAGTTCGACGCCCGGGTACTGAGGATAGCCGGGCGTGAGGTGTGGCTGGAACGTACCGCCTTCTGTCCGGGAGGCGCGGGCCAGCCTCACGACAAGGGGAGCCTCGGGGTCGGGCCTATCGAGGCTCGGGTGGTGGACGTGCAGCGCCGCGACGGTGAGATCGTCCACGTCACCGACAACCCCATCCCGGAGACGGTTGGCCGTCTTGTGGGGGTCCTCGACTGGGAACGGCGCTACTCCCACATGCGTTACCACACCGCTCTGCACGTCCTCTGTGCCGTGCTGGGGCGGGATTTCGGCGTGGAGGTTACCGGAGGAAAGATATACGCCGACCGGGCCCGCGTGGACTTCTCACCGCCGGAGGACCGGGGCGAATGGACGCCGGAGATCGCCGACGAGATAGAGCGGGCCGCCAACCGCGAGCTCGCGAAAGAGAGCCCGGTAAGCGTGCACGAGCCTCCGCCGGATACGGAAGAGCCTGCCCACGAGAGCTTTGCGTCAGACCGGCCGGACCCCGTGCGCGTCGTCGAGATACCGGGCACGGATGCCCGCCTCGATGCCGGGCTCCACGTCGCGAACACGGAAGAGGTGGGCCGTATACGGATCACACACCATAAAAATCGCAATAACCGCAAGAGCTTCGGGAGCAAGGTCCGCGCCACGGGCACCGGCGAGCGCGTGGAGTTCGTCCTGGAGGATCTATGACGAGGATGACGAGGCTGCGCCCGTTGAGAAAACTGCTGCTCTCGGCCCTGCTACTCGTACTACTTTCAGCCCTTGTGGCGGGATGCGGCCAGGGGGAGACGGACGTCGGAGAGACGGCCTCCGGCTCGGACGGAGCCGGGAGCGCGCCCCTGACGAGGACGGTAGGCGCCGAGGAAGCCGACCTGCCCGACAGCATATCCACGGGTGAGATCCCGCAGCCCCCCCTACAGAACCGCCCGGTCGTTATCCGGAGCTCCGGGGGAGAGGTGCGGGTCCGGGCCGAGATCGCCGACGACGACCCGGAGCGCACCCGGGGCCTTATGGCCCGCGAGGAGCTCGGAGAGAACGAGGGCATGCTCTTCGTCTTCGACTCGGAGCGGTCCCTGAACTTCATTATGGAAAACACCCTGCTCCCGCTCTCCATCGCTTACATAGACTCTAGGGGCAGCATCGTGGACATCCGGCGGATGCAGCCGCTCTCCGAAGACACCTACCCCTCCGCCGAGCCCGCGATGTACGCCCTGGAGGTGAACCAGGGCTTCTTCTCCGAGCGCGGCGTCGAGGTGGGCGACGAGGTGGATCTCCCGTCCACTGTGGTGGAAGGGTAGACTACTCTCGTTAAAGATAGTACAATCGGTCCATAGAACCTGGCGGGGCGCTACGGCGCCTGAGTAGGAGGGAAGGGTCCGATGGACCACTAGGCGGAAAACCTTACGGCCGCGCCGCCGGGCGCGGCCCGTACCGGGCCGGAGATCGCCCGCCCTAACCGGGTGGCTTCTCCGGCCCGGATATTTTTGTCCGTTTTCGCCCGGGGCTCCGCCGGAGGAGAACCTAGCCGCCGGGAGGGTTATCATGCAATCGATGTAGCCCAGGTATCCACCGGGGGTGAAGCGATGGGTTATCTACCGGAGAAGATACTGCTGGCTTCCGACGGCTCCGAGGACGGCATTCGGGCTTGCCGGACGGCGGCGGAGATGTCGGAGAGCTTCGGGGCGGAGCTGCACGTCGTCCACGTGGGTTTGCAGTGGTACCTCGTGGTGCGAGATTACATGAGTCCCGAGCAGTACGAGAGGCTCAAGGAGGAGCGCCAGGAGGTGCTCGACGCGCAGGTTTCGGAGATAGAGGGTCACGGCGGCCGGGTGACCGAGGCCCACCTGAGGATGGGCCGCAGGGTCGACGAGGAGGTCATAGACCTTGCCCGTGAGATCGGGGCCGGCCTCATAGTCGTCGGCAGCCGGGGCGCGGGGAGCCTGAGCCGGGCCCTGCTCGGCAGCGACTCCAACAACATCGTGCATCACGCGTACTGCCCGGTGCTCGTGGTGCGCGGCGGAGAGGCCGAGGGCTAGCCGGATAAGTTAGATAAGGCTCGCGCCACGCCGAACGGATCCGAGGCGACTACGGAGGCCGCGTAGAGCTCCATCGCGCCGATGTCCGAGGTGCGGTTGGAGGGCTCGCCGCGATCCACCAGGTAGACGAGCGTAGGGAAATTTTCCCACCCCGATTCGGGCTCCGCGGGCGGCATGTAGAAGGCGACGTTGAACGAGCGTACTCCGAGGTTCCGGACGTAGGAGGTCAGCAGCTCTCCCGCCGCCCGGTGCAGGCCCTCGTCCTCCGGGCTGTGACCGATCAGCACGAGCTCCTTCTCCTTTACCGGGGTGAGGCTGGCGAACGCCCGCACTTCATCCGCGCCGCCGGGAAGGGGTATAGAGAGCCCCAGGGCCTCGTGTAGCCGGAGGAGGTCGCCGAAGTAGTCGCGGCCGTGTTCGGCTGCGTATCCGGCGGCGTCGCGCCGGAGGCGTTCGACCTTGGGGTAGTGGGAGCCCCGGGTGGCGGTGACCTGGGCGTGGCCGTGGATTATGGAGCCCCCGGCGCGCCACAGGCAGTTCCACATCATGAACGGGTAGCGGGCCCCGGGGTCCGCGTGGCGCGCCTCTCGTAGCCACCGAAGACCGGTGGAGACGTAGTCGG contains these protein-coding regions:
- a CDS encoding HAD family hydrolase yields the protein MSPARGYPRAVLFDLDDTLFDHGHSSRTALWSVRGEHPELSRVPWPELRETYARLLEEVHVRLLSGELTLEQSRHERFRRLFSELSEPGQSPDAAVREAAEVYGRAYRESWQQVSGAGRLLERVGRRARVAVVTNNLLDEQRAKLGALDLTQYVDELVASEEVGVAKPDPYIFRVALERVGCSAGEALVVGDSWESDVVGARAAGIRAVWLNRYGLAAPDPGAAEEIKDLGSLEGMLVPAHDGGEAQE
- a CDS encoding type IA DNA topoisomerase — protein: MGETRLIVAEKPSVGRDIASALGRHRKGEGRLDGEGWTVTWALGHLVELAPPDAYGEEYKRWSLDRLPILPESFKVRVTPKTRKQFELVKSLMRDPGTSEVVNACDAGREGELIFAYLYGLSGCKKPVKRLWISSLTHEAIREGFASLRDGRQMRPLEDAARSRSEADWVVGMNATRAYSAKFGCPGNVLSVGRVQTPTLKVLVDREREIQSFVPEKFWTVHARFSKEGETYDGLWFKDEKDEKGQNQSRLSTREAADEIAAKVRGGAGAVRKVQRKTAAEKPPLLHDLTELQRNANAWYGFSADRTLKAAQSLYEGRKLITYPRTSSRYLSGDMVEGLKKRVEAAGGLPELSPFAEELLTLEKLPVTRSTKRVVDDSRVTDHHAIVPTNRKPSGGLPPDEAKVYDLVARRFLSVFFPQARFENTTVITAVEGETFVSKGRVVLERGWRRLYPEGTGGKKDKEPPVLPEIGEGESWPVVKTGVKEGETKPPPRYSESALLGAMETAGKLVEDEELRQQMKDSGLGTPATRAATIERLLKVGYAEREKKTLVPTEKGRALISLLADDSLASPELTARWEERLAKMERGQEDRAAFMRGIEEFAASVVDSVRGMKGEKVAAPAGVSRNNGGSKKPSAPVGECPKCGAPVVETKKSYGCSAWKDKGCKFAIWKTVAGKRISESQARQLLKQGKTAELKGFKSKAGKPFSAALKLDEEYRVKLEFGEKK
- a CDS encoding NAD(P)/FAD-dependent oxidoreductase codes for the protein MKVIVVGAGLAGLTCAKVISENGADVEVFEASDGVGGRVRTDERDGFLLDRGFQVYFTAYPASSRHLDHGALDLRAFDPGAVVCRGGGRDVLADPLRDPKALLPSLFSDVAGLKDKLLTLRLAASAAPGGVEAAGEWGGGSGPEPDESSEAYLRRAGFSERFIDGFFRPFYGGILLDRSLSTSAKVLRFTFRMLATGKTAVPARGMGAIPRQLLSRLPEGAVRLNEPVRELLRDGDGVTGIRTAQGEHEADAVVVAAEGPEAARLSGADAPRRGLAQTCVYYSCAPGSLGGKKIMLNAEDEGFLNNVVEVSQVAPGYAPEGRGLVSAVALGEDSMKLTDEETYRRGMQDITRWAPEADLSPLAVYRIPFAQFDQPPGIHATLAGNEPRTPGLYLAGEYTQDSSINGSMLSGERAAGAVLAATREAA
- a CDS encoding ABC transporter ATP-binding protein, whose translation is MSENGNSGINGINGINGNNGINGSGRSGNNSEPPALMVDSLTKTYKGGLVALDNMSLDIPRGRFFGLLGPNGAGKTTLINSIVSLARPDSGTVEVFGKDAYRQFKEARRMIGVSPQEVNLDKFLTVEETMIYHAGYYGVPKKKAQERSKELLDRFELTGKRHTRTNTLSGGMKRRVMFARALMHNPDLLFLDEPTAGVDVELRYKLWDFVRELNHDGMTILLTTHYLEEAEELCDEIALISGGEIAAQDTAAGLKQSYSAHNVEEVYLKVMGHVA
- a CDS encoding ABC transporter permease, giving the protein MLRNLSSLSLQGTLADKPFLTLLSREIRRFMRVWTQTIVPPLLTSLLYIVVFGVALGSRIDELQGVPYLTYILPGIAFMSLITGANSNSSSSVFDAKRERYIDEVLVSPMSDLQIALAYVLGGTLRGVIVGTGIFIVTIPFVDITIQHPLLLFVIGILSAFIFSSVGTMVGVLATRVDHISFLTNVVVQPLTFLGGVFYSVNMLPDALRIVTLFNPIFYIVDAARYAALEASDLNPYPTLVMVVVFCVLSITGAWWSIHRGPTLRY
- a CDS encoding mannosyltransferase family protein, with product MKRPSGSLGALPFVLAVFAASRLLFMGAGALAAAFIADAEPAGDPLGPGGVFGYWARWDGAWYSEIATGGYDARYPASTAFFPLYPLLIRLGTLVGGGPALWGVAISLAATFFALYFVYRIAERLYDTRAARAAALVTAFFPTAFFLNAVYTEALFLALSAGCIWAAMVRRELLLAGALGALAAATRSLGVLLVIPLAVEWLRYRREIGAPGLLSAALAPAGTAAYLAFLWVRFGEPLVSLGQQEDYWGREPASPVATLSAAWSAAGDGASYLARPLELLASSTAGPTLSASNTLNLIFLGLFLVAMGAGVMLLPPGLSLYALALVLAGMLAPNPDLPLMSLPRFLLGAFPMFLVIGLALSRLPLGRLALGAWVLVSGAAGVWMAALFVTWHWVA